AAATGTTGATACCGAGGCGATGAAGTAGAAGACGGGACCGCGAATTGATGTTCCCGATCGCAGAAGATGTGAAACCATTTTGGATGACCTTGGACTCACGAGGCCGCGGCGCCGTCACGTCCTCACTACAACTACAGAGGCTAGAGCACACTAACACGTTAACAGCCGCTGTACCTAACATGCTCGGAATTGTTGGCACGGCTTTCCGCTCGAAGACGGATGGACAAAAGAGTGTTGATGTCTCGTACGGCGACGGAATCGTGCTAAGCCTTGATAGCCTGATAGAGACCACAATGTAGCGAAAAAGAACAACGCCACAATAGCCCAGGGATGATGACCCCGAGGTCGCTGCGTCACCACGATGTATAATGGTCGAACGGCGACCACATGGGTGGTCTCCGGTAAATACGTGAATGATATATCCACGAATACCACTAAGCAATCGCGACATTGTCTTTAGTCCGAGAAACAATGAGTGGTAGTATATAAGTAAACACTCAGCCTCAGGTGGCGGGGGTTTGTGCCGTTTGTGAGCGGAGGGCAGGCAAAGTCAGAATAATTGACAAATCGAATGATGACAGACGGGCATTGTGTCCCTCCCGGAAAGCTACACCTAGAGTACGTGACCTGCAGACTAACTCATCACTGCTCACTCCTCCCGATTCACCCCCCTAGGCCCAGCACTCGGCGACCTCCACGCCCTCGGACTCGCCCCTCCACTGCCTCCATTCCCCATCTCCCCCACCCCATCCGGACTCCGGACATTCGGCATCTCATAAGTCGGGCTCGGGGGCACATACTGCTGCGGGTCCGGCGGAGGAGGATAATGCTGCTGCGGCTGCGGTGGAGGCGGGAAGAACTGCTGTAGCTGCTGCTGCTGAGGAAGATCCTCACGGAAATGCTGTGCATTTTGTGGTTGGTGGAATACAGCGACGGGTTGCCAGATGGTTTGTTGTGGTTGTTGTTGGGGCGAGCCGGATGGGGGATGTTGCCAGCCGGGAGGTGGGGTGGTTTGGGGGTTGAGGTCTTGTTTGTTGGTGCTGTTGTGGTAGGGTTGGACGTGAGGAGGGGATGTCTCGGTCATGGTGGTCGACGTGGGATAGGCTGGGACAGATGAGTGTGTGGTGTTGGCCTTTGCTCGTTTTCGGCGCCGGAGGCAGAAGAACAGTAGAGCTGCGATGAGTGCGAGCCCGACCACGCCGCCAACGACTCCACCTGCGATGGCGCCGGTATTTGAACCAGAACCTCCAGGACCTGATGTTGCTGAGGAAGTTGCAGGAGTCAGAGGTCTCGTGGCGGTGCGTGTGCTCGTGGTAGCTTTACGCGCGAGATATACCCCAAGGTCGCTACTGGAGAAGCCCGCGGCTGGAGTCACTAACGTGGCACCGCCAGTGTTGCTATCAGCCTGTTAGCGATGATCACAGTCGTGCGACTAGGCTTGCTTACTTTCCACCGATCGCGACTGTCAGATTGGGAGGAACTGTATAGTCGGTCAGGTTGGGCAAGTATTGATACCACGCGGCCCGTTGAGCATTGTCGGAGCCAAGATTGAGGTTATGCATTCCCCAGATGGCAGGAACATCGCAGCCCGGGATAGATGAGTTCGGCCAGTAGCCTCCCATCACAATCATCTGGCCTTTGTTGATGACATCACAGCTCAAGGAGTGGTGTCGGTTCTCGGGTGCATCGGGCCAGTATAAGGTCCAAGTAAATGAAGGCAGTGAGAGGATCCAAACATCGCCATACCCAGTTCCAGTCTCGTCGTATGGTAAGGCACCTCCGAAGAAGTAGATGTTGTACGACGAACGGTCCTCAGGCCAACTGACTCCACCGCAGAACCTTCTTCGTGGTGGAGGTGTCCGTCCTGAAGTCTGCTGTGCGAACCACCGAGCAGCACCGATGTCGTATAGATAGATTGTATCCATTGGTACACCAGTATAATTACCACTTGCATTCTGCTGAA
This genomic window from Fulvia fulva chromosome 4, complete sequence contains:
- a CDS encoding Kelch repeat-containing protein, translating into MQSSVITYDMTDPDSPWRKMQFYDDTPRAEGAMFYIPASDAGMLVYFGGVQQNASGNYTGVPMDTIYLYDIGAARWFAQQTSGRTPPPRRRFCGGVSWPEDRSSYNIYFFGGALPYDETGTGYGDVWILSLPSFTWTLYWPDAPENRHHSLSCDVINKGQMIVMGGYWPNSSIPGCDVPAIWGMHNLNLGSDNAQRAAWYQYLPNLTDYTVPPNLTVAIGGNNTGGATLVTPAAGFSSSDLGVYLARKATTSTRTATRPLTPATSSATSGPGGSGSNTGAIAGGVVGGVVGLALIAALLFFCLRRRKRAKANTTHSSVPAYPTSTTMTETSPPHVQPYHNSTNKQDLNPQTTPPPGWQHPPSGSPQQQPQQTIWQPVAVFHQPQNAQHFREDLPQQQQLQQFFPPPPQPQQHYPPPPDPQQYVPPSPTYEMPNVRSPDGVGEMGNGGSGGASPRAWRSPSAGPRGVNREE